Proteins from a single region of Puntigrus tetrazona isolate hp1 chromosome 2, ASM1883169v1, whole genome shotgun sequence:
- the clul1 gene encoding clusterin-like protein 1 has product MRALTFSLVFLASLGAFHCAPETALPPISANTLKRLSLEGEKLVDQEVSKALFGIKQMKEVMARNEEKHANLMKSLRHSGEKKKGAAEIAQDIEKKLNEAEQQCKDSLKSSWEECRPCLEDTCKNFYTNTCRRGFATFTNKLQNFFQRVSSRFGPRDIQEEVVLNQSAENPDLEVVRIEDSFSNLLTRVGTLVNRSVVLVSHFHRELDQALRRALSPELQEDKESELVLRPANKALDSAFLEGVGLEDVLESFFDFGRSVLEEFGAVVTQAFSDIHDAMEKTEVDKERRIFPQFLQNKRLCRDLRRQSSECWQLQSKCEACQGTLLTECPNVRELHIELDEASQLLEASRQQYEEVLGIVQRHTDDTISWLSNMASDFGWVTELSNNNTTPESIFSIATVVAETEEGDNTPAADTRVEVNILNSPTLTLSVPAGLRLQDPAFIQYVAQEALGIYKQMARHDDV; this is encoded by the exons ATGAGGGCGTTGACCTTCTCTCTGGTTTTCCTGGCGTCTTTGGGGGCATTTCATTGTGCCCCTGAAACTGCCCTGCCTCCGATATCGGCCAACACTCTCAAAC GCCTGTCTCTGGAAGGGGAGAAGCTGGTGGATCAGGAGGTCAGCAAAGCACTGTTTGGGATCAAACAAATGAAGGAGGTGATGGCCAGGAACGAAGAGAAACATGCAAACCTCATGAAGTCACTCAGGCACAGCGGGGAGAAGAAAAAG GGGGCAGCAGAGATCGCGCAGGATATAGAAAAGAAACTGAATGAAGCAGAGCAGCAGTGTAAGGACTCTCTAAAGTCCTCCTGGGAGGAATGTCGACCTTGTCTTGAAGACACCTGTAAGAACTTCTATACCAACACCTGTCGCCGTGGATTCGCCACATTCACCAACAAA CTACAGAACTTCTTCCAAAGGGTGAGCTCTCGCTTTGGCCCTCGTGATATTCAGGAAGAGGTTGTGTTGAACCAGAGCGCAGAGAATCCTGACCTGGAGGTGGTGAGGATCGAGGACTCCTTCAGTAACCTGCTCACCAGAGTGGGAACCCTGGTCAACCGCAGCGTCGTGCTGGTCTCTCACTTCCACCGTGAGCTGGACCAGGCTCTGCGCAGGGCTCTCAGCCCTGAGCTTCAGGAGGACAAAGAGAGCGAGCTGGTGCTCAGGCCTGCCAACAAAGCTCTGGATTCTGCCTTTCTGGAGGGTGTGGGACTGGAAGATGTACTGGAGTCCTTCTTTGATTTTGGCAGAAGTGTGTTGGAGGAGTTTGGGGCCGTAGTCACACAAGCCTTCAGTGACATTCATGATGCTATGGAGAAGACAGAGGTGGACAAAG AGAGGAGAATCTTCCCTCAGTTTCTGCAGAACAAGAGGCTGTGCAGAGATCTGCGCAGACAGTCCTCAGAGTGCTGGCAGCTGCAGAGCAAGTGTGAGGCCTGCCAGGGAACCTTGCTTACTG AATGCCCAAATGTAAGAGAACTGCACATTGAGTTGGATGAAGCCTCTCAGCTGTTGGAAGCGTCCAGGCAGCAGTATGAAGAGGTGCTGGGCATCGTGCAGCGTCACACTGATGACACCATCAGCTGGCTCAGCAACATGGCCTCTGACTTTGGTTGGGTGACTGAACTCTCCAATAACAACACCACTCCTGAGAGCATCTTCAGCATCGCCACG GTGGTGGCAGAGACCGAGGAGGGCGACAACACCCCAGCAGCAGACACTAGAGTGGAAGTGAATATTCTCAACTCCCCCACTCTCACCCTGTCCGTTCCTGCGGGTCTCAGGCTCCAGGATCCCGCCTTCATCCAGTATGTGGCACAGGAGGCTCTGGGCATTTACAAGCAGATGGCCAG gcaTGATGATGTATAG